Proteins encoded by one window of Phenylobacterium soli:
- a CDS encoding L-threonylcarbamoyladenylate synthase, whose translation MAEAVRALREGRLVILPTETVYGLAADASNPQAVAAVYEAKGRPSFNPLIAHVADAAAARRIANFDPRAEALAARFWPGPLTLVMPVLDTAAVCDLARAGLDTVAVRAPAHPLTHALLSNFGGPVVAPSANRSGRPSPTTCADAAEETGDSAAVALDGGACAIGLESTVVSLLDEARLLRPGAVTRAEIEAVIGPLAEAEADARRSPGRLARHYAPNLPVRLDAAAPEADEAYLAFGPSPAGARVFNLSPAGDLKEAAANLFGFLRAADRSGASGIAVAPIPHEGLGEAINDRLKRAAGFVG comes from the coding sequence ATAGCCGAGGCGGTTCGCGCCCTGCGCGAGGGGCGGCTCGTCATCCTGCCCACGGAGACGGTCTACGGCCTGGCGGCGGACGCCTCGAACCCGCAAGCCGTCGCGGCGGTGTATGAGGCCAAGGGGCGGCCGAGCTTCAATCCGCTGATCGCCCATGTGGCCGACGCCGCCGCCGCCCGGCGGATCGCCAACTTCGACCCCCGCGCCGAGGCGCTGGCCGCGCGGTTCTGGCCCGGGCCGCTGACCCTGGTGATGCCGGTGTTGGATACGGCCGCGGTCTGCGATCTCGCCCGCGCCGGGCTCGACACCGTCGCCGTGCGGGCGCCCGCCCACCCGCTGACCCATGCGCTCTTGAGCAACTTCGGCGGGCCGGTGGTGGCGCCGTCAGCCAATCGTTCCGGCCGGCCCAGCCCGACCACCTGCGCCGACGCGGCGGAGGAGACCGGAGACAGCGCCGCGGTGGCGCTCGACGGGGGCGCCTGCGCGATCGGGCTGGAGTCGACGGTGGTGTCCCTGCTGGACGAGGCGCGGCTGCTGCGTCCGGGGGCGGTGACCCGCGCCGAGATCGAGGCCGTGATCGGCCCGTTGGCGGAAGCCGAGGCCGACGCCCGGCGCTCGCCCGGCCGGCTCGCGCGCCACTACGCGCCCAACCTGCCGGTCCGGCTGGACGCCGCGGCTCCGGAGGCGGACGAGGCCTATCTCGCGTTCGGGCCATCGCCCGCGGGGGCGCGCGTGTTCAATCTGAGCCCGGCTGGCGACCTGAAGGAAGCCGCGGCCAATCTGTTCGGCTTTCTGCGCGCCGCCGATCGCTCCGGAGCGAGCGGCATCGCCGTGGCCCCGATCCCGCACGAGGGCCTGGGCGAGGCGATCAACGACCGGCTGAAGCGCGCGGCGGGCTTTGTCGGCTGA
- a CDS encoding FAD-binding oxidoreductase, with the protein MTAPVPAPRMSGDVISRLKAVLGEGGWSQDPAKLAPKLLEWRDRWTGTTPFLALPKTTEQVAAVVGVCFEAGVAITPQGGNTGLVGGQIPQGEILLSTERLNAIRDLDAFDDVIVAEAGVTLAEVHEAAAAQRRRFPLGLASEGSATVGGVISTNAGGTQVLRYGMARSLVLGLEAVLPTGEVWNGLKRLRKDNTGYDLKQLLIGAEGTLGVVTAAALKLYPQMASRAVAFIGVGSPEDAIRLLARAKEETGGDVEAFELMGRLGIEFALRNIAGTRDPLAERHPWYVLAEFASGEAGSAQSAMERFLASGLGDGLIRDAVVAQTEAQAKALWAIRENQSPAQKPEGATWKHDVSVPVSQVATFLDRATAAMLQIAPGARIAAFGHVGDGNIHYDVLRPDGGSDAEHSAKRDEGSRIVHDLVVSLGGSISAEHGLGAMKTAEALRYKSPVEVQAMRAIRLALDPKRIMNPRVLF; encoded by the coding sequence ATGACCGCTCCCGTTCCCGCCCCTCGAATGTCAGGCGACGTCATCTCCCGCCTCAAGGCCGTGCTCGGTGAAGGCGGCTGGAGCCAGGACCCGGCCAAGCTGGCGCCGAAGCTGCTGGAGTGGCGCGATCGCTGGACGGGGACGACGCCCTTCCTGGCGCTGCCGAAGACCACCGAACAGGTCGCCGCCGTCGTCGGCGTCTGCTTCGAGGCCGGGGTGGCGATCACGCCGCAGGGCGGCAACACCGGCCTCGTCGGCGGCCAGATCCCGCAGGGCGAGATCCTGCTGTCCACCGAGCGGCTGAATGCCATCCGCGACCTCGACGCCTTCGACGACGTGATCGTCGCCGAGGCCGGCGTAACCTTGGCCGAGGTGCACGAGGCCGCCGCCGCCCAGCGTCGGCGCTTTCCGCTGGGCCTCGCCTCGGAGGGCTCGGCCACCGTGGGTGGGGTGATCTCAACCAACGCCGGCGGCACCCAGGTGCTGCGCTACGGCATGGCGCGAAGCCTGGTGCTGGGGCTCGAGGCCGTGCTGCCGACGGGCGAGGTCTGGAATGGGCTCAAGCGCCTGCGCAAGGACAACACCGGCTACGACCTCAAGCAGCTGCTGATCGGAGCTGAAGGCACCCTCGGGGTGGTCACCGCCGCGGCGCTGAAGCTCTATCCGCAGATGGCCTCCCGCGCCGTGGCCTTCATCGGCGTCGGTTCGCCCGAAGACGCCATCCGGCTGCTGGCGCGCGCCAAGGAGGAGACCGGCGGCGACGTCGAAGCCTTCGAGCTGATGGGCCGGCTCGGCATCGAGTTCGCCCTGCGCAACATCGCCGGCACCCGCGATCCGCTGGCCGAGCGGCATCCCTGGTACGTCCTCGCCGAGTTCGCGAGCGGCGAGGCGGGCTCGGCGCAAAGCGCCATGGAGCGCTTCCTGGCCTCGGGTCTCGGGGACGGGCTGATCCGCGACGCCGTGGTGGCCCAGACCGAAGCCCAGGCCAAGGCGCTGTGGGCCATCCGCGAGAACCAGTCCCCGGCCCAGAAGCCGGAAGGCGCCACCTGGAAGCACGACGTGTCGGTGCCGGTAAGCCAGGTCGCGACCTTCCTCGACCGCGCGACCGCCGCCATGCTGCAGATCGCGCCCGGCGCGCGGATCGCCGCCTTTGGCCACGTGGGCGACGGCAACATCCACTACGACGTGCTGCGGCCCGACGGCGGCTCCGACGCCGAGCACTCGGCCAAGCGCGACGAGGGCAGCCGGATCGTCCACGACCTCGTGGTCTCGCTGGGCGGCTCGATCAGCGCCGAGCATGGCCTCGGCGCCATGAAGACGGCCGAGGCGCTGCGCTACAAGAGCCCCGTGGAGGTGCAGGCCATGCGGGCGATCCGCCTCGCCCTCGACCCCAAGCGCATCATGAACCCCAGAGTCCTATTTTAG
- the yaaA gene encoding peroxide stress protein YaaA: MLIVLSPAKALDFTSGPPSAPLTLPELGEETAELAKATKKLTASDLKRLMSLSDNLAKLNRERFQAFDAASEEGLQAAFAFNGDVYTGLKARELDKKGLAWAQDHVRILSGLYGVLRPLDAIQPYRLEMGTRLKTKRGASLYDFWGPRIAEALNQAAARHKDKTLVNCASGEYFGAVDRTALKLPVLTCKFLEEKDGEARMISFFAKKARGLMARYAIDHRIDKAADLKGFDSEGYRFVPQLSSDEEFTFSRPQPPPVVAKRKGA, from the coding sequence ATGCTGATCGTGCTCTCGCCCGCCAAGGCGCTCGACTTCACCTCCGGCCCGCCGTCGGCGCCGCTGACCCTTCCCGAGCTGGGGGAGGAGACCGCCGAGCTCGCCAAGGCCACGAAGAAGCTCACCGCCAGCGACCTGAAGCGGCTGATGTCGCTGTCGGACAACCTGGCCAAGCTGAACCGCGAGCGCTTCCAGGCCTTCGATGCGGCCTCTGAAGAGGGGCTGCAGGCGGCCTTCGCCTTCAACGGCGACGTCTATACGGGGCTGAAGGCGCGCGAGCTCGACAAGAAGGGGCTCGCCTGGGCGCAGGATCACGTGCGGATCCTCTCCGGTCTCTACGGCGTGCTGCGCCCGCTCGACGCCATCCAGCCGTACCGGCTGGAGATGGGCACGCGGCTGAAGACCAAGCGCGGCGCGAGCCTCTACGACTTCTGGGGACCGCGGATCGCCGAGGCCCTCAATCAGGCGGCGGCCCGCCACAAGGACAAGACGCTCGTGAACTGCGCCAGCGGCGAATACTTCGGCGCGGTCGACCGCACCGCGCTGAAGCTGCCGGTGCTGACCTGCAAGTTCCTCGAGGAGAAGGACGGCGAGGCGCGGATGATCTCGTTCTTCGCCAAGAAGGCGCGCGGCCTCATGGCGCGTTACGCCATCGACCACCGCATCGACAAGGCCGCCGATCTCAAGGGCTTCGATTCCGAAGGCTACCGGTTCGTCCCGCAGCTCTCCTCGGACGAGGAGTTCACCTTCTCGCGGCCGCAGCCGCCGCCGGTGGTCGCCAAACGCAAGGGAGCCTGA
- a CDS encoding 3-hydroxybutyrate dehydrogenase, translating into MADYGLKGQVAVVTGSTSGIGQAMAHALAGEGVNVVLNGFGDPAKIEADRAALEKSAGVRAIYHGADMTKPGEIADLVAFAQREFGRLDILLNNAGVQHVAPVEEFPIEKWDQIIAINLTSAFHATRAAVPIMKAQGRGRIVNLASAHGLVASPFKSAYVAAKHGIVGFTKAIALETARSGITVNAICPGYVKTPLVEAQIADQAKARGIPVDRVVEDVILAAQPNKSFVEYPHLAGMLLYLVSDMGASTTGAALSVDGGWTAA; encoded by the coding sequence ATGGCCGACTATGGTCTGAAGGGGCAGGTGGCGGTGGTCACAGGCTCGACGAGCGGGATCGGCCAGGCGATGGCCCATGCGCTCGCCGGCGAAGGCGTCAACGTCGTGCTGAACGGCTTCGGCGATCCTGCGAAGATCGAGGCCGATCGCGCGGCGCTGGAGAAGAGCGCCGGGGTGCGCGCGATCTACCACGGGGCCGACATGACCAAGCCCGGCGAGATCGCGGACCTCGTCGCCTTCGCCCAGCGTGAGTTCGGCCGGCTCGACATCCTCCTCAACAACGCCGGGGTGCAGCACGTCGCGCCGGTGGAGGAGTTCCCGATCGAGAAGTGGGATCAGATCATCGCCATCAACCTGACGAGCGCCTTCCACGCGACCCGGGCGGCGGTGCCGATCATGAAGGCCCAGGGGCGCGGCCGGATCGTCAATCTGGCCTCGGCCCACGGCCTTGTCGCCTCGCCGTTCAAGTCGGCCTATGTGGCGGCCAAGCATGGGATCGTCGGCTTCACCAAGGCGATCGCGCTGGAGACCGCGCGCAGCGGGATCACCGTCAACGCCATCTGTCCGGGCTATGTGAAGACGCCCCTGGTCGAGGCGCAGATCGCCGACCAGGCCAAGGCGCGCGGTATCCCCGTGGACCGGGTCGTCGAGGACGTGATCCTCGCCGCGCAGCCCAACAAGAGCTTCGTCGAATATCCGCACCTGGCCGGCATGCTGCTCTATCTGGTCAGCGACATGGGCGCCTCGACCACGGGCGCGGCGCTCAGCGTCGACGGCGGCTGGACGGCGGCCTGA
- a CDS encoding SDR family NAD(P)-dependent oxidoreductase: MAFKPFDLTGKVALITGGNGGIGLGMAEGLAMAGAKVAIWGQNEEKNAKAEARLKAHGVEVLAQKVNVADEGEVVAGVAQVLKTFGRLDFCAANAGIGGGAPFDQMTTEKWRRVTTVNLDAVFWTFREAVKHMVERANAGDPGGSLAVTSSTSAIHGAPRNEAYASTKGAVLSMVRGLAVEYARYGVRANSILPGWIATDMTQGAQDNDKFNEQVILKRVPVRRWGEWEDFSGIAVYLASDASKFHTGDSFVIDGGYTIF; encoded by the coding sequence ATGGCGTTCAAGCCGTTCGATCTCACGGGCAAGGTGGCGCTGATCACCGGCGGCAATGGCGGCATCGGCCTGGGCATGGCCGAGGGCCTGGCCATGGCCGGCGCGAAGGTCGCCATCTGGGGCCAGAACGAGGAGAAGAACGCCAAGGCCGAGGCGCGCCTCAAGGCGCACGGCGTCGAGGTGCTCGCCCAGAAGGTCAACGTCGCCGACGAGGGCGAGGTGGTCGCCGGCGTCGCTCAGGTGCTGAAGACCTTCGGCCGGCTCGACTTCTGCGCCGCCAACGCCGGCATCGGCGGCGGCGCGCCCTTCGACCAGATGACCACCGAGAAGTGGCGCCGCGTCACGACCGTCAACCTCGACGCGGTGTTCTGGACCTTCCGGGAAGCGGTGAAGCACATGGTCGAGCGGGCCAATGCCGGCGATCCGGGCGGCTCGCTGGCGGTCACCTCCTCCACCTCGGCGATCCACGGCGCGCCGCGCAACGAGGCCTACGCCTCGACCAAGGGCGCGGTGCTGTCGATGGTGCGGGGCCTGGCGGTCGAGTACGCGCGCTACGGCGTGCGCGCCAACTCCATCCTGCCGGGCTGGATCGCCACCGACATGACCCAGGGCGCCCAGGACAACGACAAGTTCAACGAGCAGGTGATCCTGAAGCGGGTGCCCGTCCGCCGCTGGGGCGAGTGGGAGGACTTCTCCGGCATCGCCGTCTACCTGGCCTCGGACGCCTCGAAGTTCCATACCGGCGACAGCTTCGTCATCGACGGCGGCTATACGATCTTCTGA
- a CDS encoding NAD(P)H-dependent flavin oxidoreductase, with product MALRTPLTELLGVKHPIMLAGMGGVSYAELAAAVSNAGGYGVLGMAGRGPDFIREQMRKVKSLTDKPFGVDLLAASPESLVASVDVIIEEGASSFVAGLGVPMPILEKLKKAGLKVMVVCGAVKHAVKAEQAGCDAVICQGGEGGGHTGLVGTMPLVAQAVESVKIPVVAAGGLYDGRGLAASLCLGATGVWMGTRFIASQEAHAGEMYRETILEASDEDTVRTRCYSGKPMRVKKNPYVEDWESRPADIQPFPMQAMLSTQAGVMGGIGGQIEGLDADKSCFAMGQSAGGVRDVLPAGEIVKRIMAEAEAALDRANAFRTKAAEPA from the coding sequence ATGGCCCTGCGTACCCCCCTGACTGAACTGCTTGGCGTCAAGCATCCGATCATGCTGGCCGGCATGGGCGGTGTCTCCTACGCGGAGCTGGCGGCGGCGGTCTCCAACGCCGGCGGCTACGGTGTGCTGGGCATGGCTGGGCGCGGGCCGGACTTCATCCGCGAGCAGATGCGCAAGGTGAAGTCGCTGACCGACAAGCCCTTCGGCGTCGACCTGCTGGCCGCATCGCCGGAGAGCCTCGTCGCCTCGGTGGACGTGATCATCGAGGAGGGCGCTTCGTCCTTCGTGGCGGGCCTCGGCGTGCCCATGCCGATCCTCGAGAAGCTGAAGAAGGCGGGCCTGAAGGTCATGGTCGTCTGCGGGGCGGTGAAGCACGCAGTGAAGGCCGAGCAGGCCGGCTGCGACGCGGTCATCTGCCAGGGCGGCGAGGGCGGCGGCCACACGGGCCTCGTCGGCACCATGCCGCTGGTCGCCCAGGCCGTGGAGTCCGTGAAGATCCCGGTGGTCGCGGCGGGCGGTCTCTACGACGGCCGCGGCCTCGCGGCCTCGCTCTGCCTCGGCGCCACGGGCGTCTGGATGGGCACCCGCTTCATCGCCAGCCAGGAAGCCCACGCCGGCGAGATGTACCGCGAGACGATCCTCGAGGCGTCCGACGAGGACACGGTCCGCACCCGCTGCTACTCGGGCAAGCCGATGCGGGTGAAGAAGAACCCCTACGTCGAGGACTGGGAGAGCCGTCCGGCCGACATCCAGCCCTTCCCGATGCAGGCGATGCTCTCGACCCAGGCGGGCGTCATGGGCGGCATCGGCGGCCAGATCGAAGGCCTCGACGCCGACAAGTCGTGCTTCGCCATGGGCCAGTCTGCGGGCGGCGTGCGCGACGTCCTGCCCGCCGGCGAAATCGTCAAGCGGATCATGGCCGAGGCCGAGGCCGCCCTGGACCGGGCCAACGCCTTCCGCACCAAGGCGGCCGAACCCGCTTAA
- a CDS encoding YbjN domain-containing protein has protein sequence METGATLAPKSWACYRSIMTRKIIAIAVLAALALTGAAEAKTRTPTHRPAPAAPAAAKPAAAPATPPLPTGPFDAREPRDLAALLGALDAKAQVSAHDTENVVLKATSPAGDFAIQYAGCNQQGHLCKAVQFDASAQARTATVAEINGFNQSSLTCRLYQDKSGKPHVLYSTLVFASTGRQDMLAHVNAWRGCLSDFAAFLKDPPGYLAAAP, from the coding sequence ATGGAAACCGGCGCCACGCTCGCGCCCAAGTCCTGGGCCTGCTACCGATCCATCATGACCCGCAAGATCATCGCCATCGCCGTCCTCGCAGCGCTCGCGCTGACCGGCGCGGCCGAAGCCAAGACCCGCACCCCGACCCACCGGCCCGCGCCGGCTGCTCCCGCCGCCGCGAAGCCGGCCGCCGCTCCGGCGACCCCGCCCCTGCCGACCGGTCCCTTCGACGCGCGCGAGCCGAGGGACCTCGCCGCCCTGCTCGGGGCGCTGGACGCCAAGGCGCAGGTCAGCGCGCACGACACCGAGAACGTGGTGCTCAAGGCCACCTCACCGGCCGGCGACTTCGCCATCCAGTACGCCGGCTGCAACCAGCAGGGTCACCTCTGCAAGGCCGTGCAGTTCGACGCCTCGGCTCAGGCCAGGACCGCGACCGTGGCCGAGATCAACGGCTTCAATCAGAGCTCGCTCACCTGCCGCCTCTACCAGGACAAGTCCGGCAAGCCGCATGTGCTCTACTCGACCCTGGTGTTCGCCAGCACCGGGCGCCAGGACATGCTGGCGCACGTCAACGCCTGGCGCGGCTGCCTTTCGGACTTCGCCGCGTTCCTGAAGGATCCGCCGGGCTATCTGGCGGCCGCTCCTTAA
- a CDS encoding SPFH domain-containing protein, with translation MGFAVAAVILVLAFVIAVGSIKIVPQGREYTVERFGRYTRTLKPGISILTPFVESIGRKISMMEQVLDVPRQEVITKDNVTVQVDAIVFIQVMDAAASAYRVENLDYAISQLTMTNLRTVVGAMELDEVLSQRDHINSRLLDVIDQATSPWGVKVARIEIKDLQPPPDITNAMARQMKAERERRAVITEADGEKQAAIARAEGSKQSAILQAEGRREAAFRDAEARERSAQAEATATELVSNAIAKGDVNAINYFVAQKYVEAFGKLAESPQQKTVIVPADMAALVGSIAGVGELVKFAGAETPAAPRAARGQKGGSAVPPTGA, from the coding sequence ATGGGATTTGCGGTTGCAGCTGTGATCCTGGTGCTGGCGTTCGTCATCGCCGTCGGGTCGATCAAGATCGTGCCGCAGGGGCGCGAATACACGGTGGAACGCTTCGGCCGCTACACCCGCACGCTGAAGCCCGGCATCAGCATCCTGACGCCGTTCGTCGAGAGCATCGGGCGCAAGATCAGCATGATGGAGCAGGTGCTCGACGTGCCGCGCCAGGAGGTGATCACCAAGGACAACGTCACCGTCCAGGTAGACGCCATCGTGTTCATCCAGGTGATGGACGCCGCGGCCTCGGCCTACCGGGTAGAGAACCTCGACTACGCCATCTCGCAGCTGACGATGACCAACCTGCGTACGGTGGTGGGCGCGATGGAGCTCGACGAGGTGCTGTCCCAGCGGGACCACATCAACTCGCGCCTGCTGGACGTCATCGACCAGGCGACCAGCCCGTGGGGCGTGAAGGTCGCGCGCATCGAGATCAAGGATCTGCAGCCGCCGCCGGACATCACCAACGCCATGGCCCGGCAGATGAAGGCCGAGCGCGAGCGCCGGGCGGTGATCACCGAGGCCGATGGCGAGAAGCAGGCGGCGATCGCCCGCGCCGAGGGTTCGAAGCAGTCGGCGATCCTGCAGGCGGAGGGCCGGCGTGAGGCCGCGTTCCGCGACGCCGAGGCGCGCGAGCGTTCGGCCCAGGCCGAGGCCACGGCGACCGAGCTGGTCTCCAACGCCATCGCCAAGGGAGACGTGAACGCCATCAACTATTTCGTGGCCCAGAAGTACGTGGAGGCCTTCGGCAAGCTCGCCGAGAGCCCGCAGCAGAAGACCGTCATCGTGCCGGCCGACATGGCCGCCCTGGTCGGCTCGATCGCCGGGGTCGGCGAACTGGTGAAATTCGCCGGCGCCGAGACCCCCGCCGCGCCGCGGGCGGCGCGCGGCCAGAAGGGCGGGTCCGCCGTCCCGCCGACCGGAGCCTGA
- a CDS encoding NfeD family protein, with protein sequence MADIVAFSGSHAFWVWTGLAAVLLAAEMLTGSGWLLWPATSAGAVAVLSAATDVSATTAVLVFAALTIVTTVLARRYLPRSLRPHGHDINDNVARLIGHQGRAVGAFRDRTGRVFIDGKEWAAELADGEALADGARVEVVGVQGARLRVRGA encoded by the coding sequence ATGGCGGACATCGTCGCCTTCTCGGGAAGCCATGCCTTCTGGGTCTGGACCGGCCTGGCGGCGGTGCTGCTCGCCGCTGAGATGCTGACCGGGTCCGGTTGGCTGCTGTGGCCGGCGACCTCGGCGGGGGCGGTGGCCGTGCTGAGCGCCGCCACCGACGTCTCCGCCACGACGGCGGTGCTGGTGTTCGCGGCCCTGACCATCGTCACCACCGTGCTCGCTCGCCGCTACCTGCCGCGGTCGCTGCGGCCGCACGGCCACGACATCAACGACAACGTCGCCAGGCTGATCGGCCACCAGGGCCGCGCGGTGGGCGCCTTCCGCGACCGGACCGGCCGGGTGTTCATCGACGGCAAGGAATGGGCGGCGGAGCTGGCCGACGGCGAAGCCCTTGCCGACGGCGCCCGGGTCGAGGTGGTCGGCGTGCAGGGAGCTCGGCTTCGCGTGCGCGGCGCATAA
- a CDS encoding acetolactate synthase large subunit translates to MNGADALISTFVANEVTACFANPGTSEMQFVAALDRNPQMRPVLCLFEGVATGAADGYGRMADRPACTLLHLGPGYGNGVANLHNARRAFTPIVNVVGDHATYHRQYDAPLNSDIKTLVTPNSLWAKSADSPDAVAGLAAEAVAASMTAPCGPVSLILPADSAWLETTTEPAIAQKPVRPAPKGEQVEAAARALKDAKKPIILIGGQACRAEGLKEAARLQAAGVTVYADTFVSRQPRGAGAFAPRRMQYFGEAALAELEGVDLMIYAGTTQPVAFFAYPDRPSVLVPEGAATLSLADRAEDAVAGLAALADALGAPKEGPVQPLKLPDAAPSGKLSPQLCGVTVARHLPEGAVVCDDSVTSGGGIAVPSMTARPHEVLALTGGAIGAGLPLAIGAAVACPDRKVVSLNGDGAAMYTVQSLWTMAREDLDVCAVVFANNSYRILNIEMMRTGSGQAGPQASKLLELGDPAIDWVSLAKGLGLPSVRCSTAEEFEKAFAGAMANRGPMFIEAVI, encoded by the coding sequence ATGAACGGCGCCGACGCCCTGATCTCCACCTTCGTGGCCAACGAGGTGACCGCCTGCTTCGCCAATCCCGGCACCTCGGAGATGCAGTTCGTCGCCGCCCTCGACCGCAATCCGCAGATGCGGCCGGTGCTCTGCCTGTTCGAGGGCGTGGCCACCGGCGCGGCCGACGGCTACGGCCGCATGGCCGACCGGCCGGCCTGCACCCTGCTGCACCTCGGCCCCGGCTACGGCAATGGCGTCGCCAACCTGCACAACGCCCGGCGCGCCTTCACCCCGATCGTCAACGTCGTCGGCGACCACGCCACCTACCACCGCCAGTACGACGCGCCGCTGAACTCCGACATCAAGACGCTGGTGACGCCCAACTCGCTGTGGGCCAAGTCGGCCGACAGCCCGGACGCCGTGGCCGGGCTCGCCGCCGAAGCCGTCGCCGCCTCGATGACCGCGCCCTGCGGTCCGGTCAGCCTGATCCTGCCCGCCGACAGCGCCTGGCTGGAGACCACGACTGAGCCGGCCATCGCCCAGAAGCCGGTCCGCCCCGCCCCCAAGGGCGAGCAGGTCGAGGCCGCGGCCCGCGCCCTCAAGGACGCCAAGAAGCCCATCATTCTGATCGGCGGCCAGGCCTGCCGGGCCGAGGGCCTGAAGGAAGCCGCCCGCCTGCAGGCCGCCGGCGTCACCGTCTACGCCGACACCTTCGTTTCGCGCCAGCCGCGCGGCGCCGGCGCCTTCGCGCCGCGCCGCATGCAGTACTTCGGCGAGGCCGCGCTGGCCGAGCTCGAGGGCGTCGATCTGATGATCTACGCCGGCACCACCCAGCCGGTCGCCTTCTTCGCCTACCCCGACCGGCCGAGCGTGCTGGTCCCCGAGGGCGCGGCGACCCTCTCCCTCGCCGACCGGGCCGAAGACGCCGTCGCCGGCCTCGCCGCCCTCGCCGACGCCCTGGGCGCGCCAAAGGAAGGCCCGGTCCAGCCGCTGAAGCTGCCCGACGCCGCGCCGAGCGGAAAGCTCAGCCCGCAGCTCTGCGGCGTCACCGTCGCCCGCCACCTGCCCGAGGGCGCCGTGGTCTGCGACGACAGCGTCACCTCCGGCGGCGGCATCGCCGTGCCGTCCATGACCGCCCGGCCCCACGAGGTGCTGGCGCTCACCGGCGGCGCCATCGGCGCCGGCCTGCCGCTCGCCATCGGCGCGGCGGTGGCCTGCCCGGACCGCAAGGTCGTCTCCCTGAACGGCGACGGCGCGGCCATGTACACGGTGCAGTCGCTCTGGACGATGGCTCGCGAGGACCTCGACGTCTGCGCCGTGGTCTTCGCCAACAACTCCTATCGCATCCTCAACATCGAGATGATGCGCACCGGCTCGGGCCAGGCCGGCCCGCAGGCGTCCAAGCTGCTCGAGCTCGGCGACCCGGCGATCGACTGGGTGTCGCTGGCCAAGGGCCTGGGCCTGCCGTCCGTGCGCTGCTCGACCGCCGAGGAGTTCGAGAAGGCCTTCGCCGGCGCCATGGCGAACAGGGGCCCGATGTTCATCGAGGCGGTGATCTAG